A genome region from Corvus hawaiiensis isolate bCorHaw1 chromosome 4, bCorHaw1.pri.cur, whole genome shotgun sequence includes the following:
- the THAP5 gene encoding THAP domain-containing protein 5 isoform X1, whose product MPRYCAATHCKNRGGQSARDQRKLSFYPHCVDQSPSQACSNLWTVVVTWLSLPRMLNYKQYFTILREARCRFPLHDKERLEKWLRNMKRDSWTPSKHQLLCSDHFTPDSLDVRWGIRYLKHTAVPTIFSSPDGEEKDSSQNSPQQKEDQEGTNLVSEKASVPLEPCTPKKNPVIAQNVEEKAEVVCSTALSKPLQVQNLQLQNESSFQADSVILESSSKQYVHQPNPVLMAAAVQSMEAPSVHTSVEDPGSCTATVLQFTDPEYLNSSLNNALGSVTDYAVENSVPHMVCSGEVQTSEDAVLLSTVTQTIEQFSGSEESVIAIIMPAESPEEPERVNSSFLPLEEEFLDREETEVIEYGGNEILQTEHSYCRQDIDRDHLWQKISKLHSKITLLEMQEVKTLGRLRSLEAVIGQLKQENLLSEEKLKMVENYFTTLEVTMIQ is encoded by the exons ATGCCGCGGTACTGCGCCGCTACCCACTGCAAGAACCGCGGTGGCCAGAGCGCCAGGGACCAGCGCAAGCTCAGCTTCTACCC ACACTGCGTGGATCAGTCGCCATCCCAGGCCTGCAGTAACCTCTGGACTGTTGTGGTTACATGGCTGTCCCTTCCCAGGATGCTGAATTATAAACAGTATTTCACAATCCTGAGGGAAGCACGGTGCAG ATTTCCACTTCATGATAAAGAGAGACTTGAGAAATGGTTGCGGAATATGAAGCGAGATTCATGGACTCCAAGTAAGCACCAGCTCCTCTGCAGTGATCATTTCACCCCTGATTCCCTGGATGTGCGATGGGGGATACGGTACTTGAAACATACTGCTGTGCCAACTATTTTCTCTTCCCCAGATGGTGAG GAAAAAGATTCTTCTCAGAACAGTCCACAACAGAAAGAAGACCAGGAAGGAACAAATCTAGTGTCAGAGAAAGCATCTGTACCACTTGAACCTTGTACACCAAAGAAAAATCCTGTAATTGCGCAAAATGtagaggaaaaagcagaagtagTTTGCTCAACTGCATTGAGTAAACCTTTGCAAGTTCAAAACCTGCAACTTCAAAATGAAAGCAGCTTTCAGGCAGACAGTGTCATTCTTGAGAGTTCATCTAAGCAGTATGTACATCAGCCTAATCCTGTTTTAATGGCAGCAGCAGTCCAGAGCATGGAAGCTCCCAGTGTTCATACTTCTGTAGAGGATCCAGGAAGTTGTACAGCTACAGTCCTGCAATTTACAGACCCTGAGTACTTGAATTCATCTCTGAACAATGCTTTAGGGTCGGTTACTGACTATGCAGTTGAAAATTCTGTCCCTCACATGGTCTGTTCTGGTGAAGTGCAGACAAGTGAAGATGCAGTTTTACTGAGTACAGTCACACAAACTATTGAACAGTTCAGTGGAAGTGAAGAGTCTGTCATTGCTATTATTATGCCAGCTGAGAGTCCAGAAGAGCCTGAAAGAGTAAATAGTTCTTTCCTGCCTCTTGAGGAAGAGTTTCTTGACAGAGAGGAGACAGAAGTGATTGAATATGGTGGAAATGAAATATTGCAGACTGAGCATTCATACTGCAGACAAGACATAGACAGAGATCACCTTTGgcaaaaaatttcaaaacttCACTCTAAGATAACTTTACTTGAAATGCAGGAGGTAAAAACTTTGGGGAGACTCAGGTCCTTGGAAGCCGTTATTGGACAATTGAAGCAAGAAAACCTGCTTTCTGAAGAGAAGCTGAAGATGGTAGAAAACTACTTTACAACACTTGAAGTGACTATGATACAGTAA
- the THAP5 gene encoding THAP domain-containing protein 5 isoform X2: protein MPRYCAATHCKNRGGQSARDQRKLSFYPFPLHDKERLEKWLRNMKRDSWTPSKHQLLCSDHFTPDSLDVRWGIRYLKHTAVPTIFSSPDGEEKDSSQNSPQQKEDQEGTNLVSEKASVPLEPCTPKKNPVIAQNVEEKAEVVCSTALSKPLQVQNLQLQNESSFQADSVILESSSKQYVHQPNPVLMAAAVQSMEAPSVHTSVEDPGSCTATVLQFTDPEYLNSSLNNALGSVTDYAVENSVPHMVCSGEVQTSEDAVLLSTVTQTIEQFSGSEESVIAIIMPAESPEEPERVNSSFLPLEEEFLDREETEVIEYGGNEILQTEHSYCRQDIDRDHLWQKISKLHSKITLLEMQEVKTLGRLRSLEAVIGQLKQENLLSEEKLKMVENYFTTLEVTMIQ from the exons ATGCCGCGGTACTGCGCCGCTACCCACTGCAAGAACCGCGGTGGCCAGAGCGCCAGGGACCAGCGCAAGCTCAGCTTCTACCC ATTTCCACTTCATGATAAAGAGAGACTTGAGAAATGGTTGCGGAATATGAAGCGAGATTCATGGACTCCAAGTAAGCACCAGCTCCTCTGCAGTGATCATTTCACCCCTGATTCCCTGGATGTGCGATGGGGGATACGGTACTTGAAACATACTGCTGTGCCAACTATTTTCTCTTCCCCAGATGGTGAG GAAAAAGATTCTTCTCAGAACAGTCCACAACAGAAAGAAGACCAGGAAGGAACAAATCTAGTGTCAGAGAAAGCATCTGTACCACTTGAACCTTGTACACCAAAGAAAAATCCTGTAATTGCGCAAAATGtagaggaaaaagcagaagtagTTTGCTCAACTGCATTGAGTAAACCTTTGCAAGTTCAAAACCTGCAACTTCAAAATGAAAGCAGCTTTCAGGCAGACAGTGTCATTCTTGAGAGTTCATCTAAGCAGTATGTACATCAGCCTAATCCTGTTTTAATGGCAGCAGCAGTCCAGAGCATGGAAGCTCCCAGTGTTCATACTTCTGTAGAGGATCCAGGAAGTTGTACAGCTACAGTCCTGCAATTTACAGACCCTGAGTACTTGAATTCATCTCTGAACAATGCTTTAGGGTCGGTTACTGACTATGCAGTTGAAAATTCTGTCCCTCACATGGTCTGTTCTGGTGAAGTGCAGACAAGTGAAGATGCAGTTTTACTGAGTACAGTCACACAAACTATTGAACAGTTCAGTGGAAGTGAAGAGTCTGTCATTGCTATTATTATGCCAGCTGAGAGTCCAGAAGAGCCTGAAAGAGTAAATAGTTCTTTCCTGCCTCTTGAGGAAGAGTTTCTTGACAGAGAGGAGACAGAAGTGATTGAATATGGTGGAAATGAAATATTGCAGACTGAGCATTCATACTGCAGACAAGACATAGACAGAGATCACCTTTGgcaaaaaatttcaaaacttCACTCTAAGATAACTTTACTTGAAATGCAGGAGGTAAAAACTTTGGGGAGACTCAGGTCCTTGGAAGCCGTTATTGGACAATTGAAGCAAGAAAACCTGCTTTCTGAAGAGAAGCTGAAGATGGTAGAAAACTACTTTACAACACTTGAAGTGACTATGATACAGTAA
- the THAP5 gene encoding THAP domain-containing protein 5 isoform X3, producing the protein MKRDSWTPSKHQLLCSDHFTPDSLDVRWGIRYLKHTAVPTIFSSPDGEEKDSSQNSPQQKEDQEGTNLVSEKASVPLEPCTPKKNPVIAQNVEEKAEVVCSTALSKPLQVQNLQLQNESSFQADSVILESSSKQYVHQPNPVLMAAAVQSMEAPSVHTSVEDPGSCTATVLQFTDPEYLNSSLNNALGSVTDYAVENSVPHMVCSGEVQTSEDAVLLSTVTQTIEQFSGSEESVIAIIMPAESPEEPERVNSSFLPLEEEFLDREETEVIEYGGNEILQTEHSYCRQDIDRDHLWQKISKLHSKITLLEMQEVKTLGRLRSLEAVIGQLKQENLLSEEKLKMVENYFTTLEVTMIQ; encoded by the exons ATGAAGCGAGATTCATGGACTCCAAGTAAGCACCAGCTCCTCTGCAGTGATCATTTCACCCCTGATTCCCTGGATGTGCGATGGGGGATACGGTACTTGAAACATACTGCTGTGCCAACTATTTTCTCTTCCCCAGATGGTGAG GAAAAAGATTCTTCTCAGAACAGTCCACAACAGAAAGAAGACCAGGAAGGAACAAATCTAGTGTCAGAGAAAGCATCTGTACCACTTGAACCTTGTACACCAAAGAAAAATCCTGTAATTGCGCAAAATGtagaggaaaaagcagaagtagTTTGCTCAACTGCATTGAGTAAACCTTTGCAAGTTCAAAACCTGCAACTTCAAAATGAAAGCAGCTTTCAGGCAGACAGTGTCATTCTTGAGAGTTCATCTAAGCAGTATGTACATCAGCCTAATCCTGTTTTAATGGCAGCAGCAGTCCAGAGCATGGAAGCTCCCAGTGTTCATACTTCTGTAGAGGATCCAGGAAGTTGTACAGCTACAGTCCTGCAATTTACAGACCCTGAGTACTTGAATTCATCTCTGAACAATGCTTTAGGGTCGGTTACTGACTATGCAGTTGAAAATTCTGTCCCTCACATGGTCTGTTCTGGTGAAGTGCAGACAAGTGAAGATGCAGTTTTACTGAGTACAGTCACACAAACTATTGAACAGTTCAGTGGAAGTGAAGAGTCTGTCATTGCTATTATTATGCCAGCTGAGAGTCCAGAAGAGCCTGAAAGAGTAAATAGTTCTTTCCTGCCTCTTGAGGAAGAGTTTCTTGACAGAGAGGAGACAGAAGTGATTGAATATGGTGGAAATGAAATATTGCAGACTGAGCATTCATACTGCAGACAAGACATAGACAGAGATCACCTTTGgcaaaaaatttcaaaacttCACTCTAAGATAACTTTACTTGAAATGCAGGAGGTAAAAACTTTGGGGAGACTCAGGTCCTTGGAAGCCGTTATTGGACAATTGAAGCAAGAAAACCTGCTTTCTGAAGAGAAGCTGAAGATGGTAGAAAACTACTTTACAACACTTGAAGTGACTATGATACAGTAA
- the DNAJB9 gene encoding dnaJ homolog subfamily B member 9, whose product MATTQSVFTFALCILMITELILATESYYDILGVPKNASDRQIKKAFHKLAMKYHPDKNKSPGAEAKFREIAEAYETLSDENKRREYDQFGRHGGQGSNGSPFHQSFNFNFDDLFKDFDLFSQNSRSKKHFENQFRSHREAHNRQRRSFQEFSFGGGLFDDVFENMEKMFSFSDFENAHRHAMRTDARFHGSSKHCRTVTQRRGNMVTTYTDCSGQ is encoded by the exons ATGGCCACTACACAATCTGTCTTCACATTTGCTCTCTGCATTTTAATGATAACTGAATTAATACTGGCTACAGAGAGCTATTATGATATCTTAGGAGTTCCAAAAAATGCGTCTGACCGCCAGATTAAGAAGGCATTTCACAAGCTGGCTATGAAATACCACCCAGACAAAAATAAGAGTCCTGGTGCAGAAGCAAAATTTAGAGAAATTGCGGAAG CATACGAAACATTATCAGATGAGAATAAACGAAGAGAATATGATCAGTTTGGCCGTCATGGAGGACAAGGAAGTAATGGAAGCCCATTCCACCAGTCATTTAATTTCAACTTTGACGATCTGTTCAAAGACTTTGACCTATTTAGTCAAAACTCCCGGTCAAAAAAGCACTTTGAAAATCAATTCCGAAGTCATCGGGAGGCTCATAATCGGCAAAGACGTTCTTTCCAAGAGTTTTCTTTTGGAGGTGGACTGTTTGATGATGTGtttgaaaatatggaaaaaatgttttcattcagtGACTTTGAAAATGCACACAGACACGCGATGCGAACTGATGCCAGGTTTCATGGATCCAGCAAGCACTGCAGGACTGTCACTCAGAGACGAGGAAACATGGTTACCACATATACTGACTGTTCTGGACAATAA